A window of the Parabacteroides merdae ATCC 43184 genome harbors these coding sequences:
- a CDS encoding RagB/SusD family nutrient uptake outer membrane protein — translation MKKNRFKILTVACVVGANLMFSSCVDNLLNQTPGGELASSLYWKTESDAEYAVNGVYSQARAMFNRDYVFDGNTEYLRFRGNVGTSQATGDRSIAYRNGSYNNPSSTYGSSFDNYYQYAYATVNRANYAIQNIEKMLPDAKTEESKAKLEAFIGEAKMLRGMAYFRLISMWGDVPYFDKIIESNDEVANISRTSITEIKQHIYDDFTYAWEKLPAKPVALGRFTKWGALAFRGKLQLFWACWNRTSWPWDTPVSPNGGWPELDTFTPNASESAQAYKDAAADFKKVIEESGINLFRSGEPGDWGEMGGCEVLPNYFYLFLPTANTDPELMVGFTHGGTGTGQGEELMRDFGTRATEGSQGWGQPRAELANRYQSTVTGDFCEKLIPRNPADADARTAVNSALNPESYKDRDYRMKSTLLWDGETMVTMLNLSFDQIRKYQYKTLKGTVDGYGAINADGDQTGYIMRKFVRNYAGQGRSDGDYHMPVMRLADVYLMYAEAANEAYGPTGDGGLALDVVNRVRHRGNLPALKPEKYVDKLTFFYAIEQERIVELFAEGQRFFDLRRWRSIERVFLSPQTSPGVRMYDTHGALRQTVFNNTSLLNYQRNYIFRIPPSERNKNPNLTQNTPWL, via the coding sequence ATGAAAAAAAATAGATTTAAAATATTAACGGTCGCATGTGTTGTTGGAGCTAATCTGATGTTTTCTTCATGCGTTGATAATTTATTGAACCAGACTCCGGGGGGAGAACTGGCTTCTTCCTTGTATTGGAAAACTGAAAGCGATGCGGAATATGCTGTCAATGGTGTTTATAGCCAGGCACGAGCCATGTTCAATCGTGATTATGTATTCGATGGAAATACGGAATACCTGAGGTTCAGAGGGAATGTCGGGACTTCTCAGGCTACCGGAGACCGGAGCATCGCTTATCGTAACGGTTCTTATAACAATCCTTCTTCCACCTACGGAAGTAGTTTTGATAATTACTATCAATATGCTTATGCGACAGTCAATCGTGCCAACTATGCTATTCAGAATATAGAAAAAATGCTTCCCGATGCAAAGACGGAAGAATCCAAGGCAAAATTGGAGGCCTTTATTGGCGAAGCTAAAATGCTGAGAGGAATGGCCTATTTCCGTCTGATTTCTATGTGGGGAGATGTACCTTATTTCGATAAGATAATAGAGAGTAATGATGAGGTTGCTAATATTTCACGTACTTCTATTACAGAAATTAAACAGCACATTTATGATGACTTTACTTATGCTTGGGAAAAACTGCCGGCGAAACCAGTGGCATTAGGGCGTTTTACTAAATGGGGGGCTTTGGCATTCCGTGGTAAATTACAACTATTCTGGGCTTGCTGGAACCGTACCTCTTGGCCGTGGGATACCCCCGTCTCTCCTAATGGAGGTTGGCCGGAACTGGACACATTTACGCCTAATGCGTCTGAATCGGCACAAGCTTATAAAGATGCCGCCGCCGATTTTAAGAAAGTGATCGAGGAATCGGGCATTAACTTGTTCCGTAGCGGTGAACCTGGTGACTGGGGAGAAATGGGAGGGTGTGAAGTCTTGCCTAATTATTTCTATCTCTTTTTGCCGACGGCAAATACAGATCCTGAACTGATGGTCGGTTTTACACATGGTGGAACCGGAACCGGACAGGGTGAAGAATTAATGAGAGATTTCGGTACACGTGCTACGGAAGGTAGCCAAGGCTGGGGACAACCACGTGCTGAATTGGCAAATCGTTATCAGTCTACAGTCACCGGTGATTTTTGCGAGAAACTGATCCCGAGGAATCCGGCAGATGCAGATGCCCGTACTGCTGTTAATTCTGCGTTAAATCCGGAATCTTATAAAGATCGTGATTATCGTATGAAATCGACGTTATTGTGGGATGGAGAAACGATGGTAACTATGTTAAATCTTTCTTTTGACCAAATCCGTAAATATCAATATAAGACATTAAAAGGTACAGTAGATGGGTATGGGGCTATCAATGCCGATGGAGATCAGACTGGTTACATTATGAGAAAGTTTGTCCGTAATTATGCGGGACAAGGTCGTTCGGATGGTGATTACCATATGCCGGTAATGCGTCTGGCCGATGTTTATTTGATGTATGCGGAGGCTGCAAATGAAGCTTATGGTCCTACAGGTGATGGGGGGCTGGCACTCGATGTGGTTAACCGGGTTCGGCATCGTGGTAATTTGCCGGCTTTAAAGCCTGAGAAATATGTTGATAAATTGACATTCTTTTATGCGATTGAGCAGGAGAGAATCGTAGAACTGTTTGCAGAAGGGCAACGGTTCTTTGACCTTCGTCGTTGGCGCTCCATTGAGCGAGTATTCTTATCTCCGCAGACGTCTCCGGGAGTCAGGATGTATGATACACACGGTGCTTTGAGGCAGACCGTCTTTAATAATACTTCCTTGTTGAATTATCAGCGAAACTATATTTTCCGGATTCCACCTTCTGAAAGAAATAAGAATCCGAATTTGACACAGAATACACCATGGTTGTAA
- a CDS encoding TonB-dependent receptor, with protein MTKNNDGRLDHSDPIPDFIKSGIYRVFNFIFLFLFFCTGAVFASGSYASNTILSINAEKKSIAEVLNVIENKSEYHFFYNSKLVNVDRKVTLAVDNKDIFTVLDILFKNSNIAYKVVDKDIILTESAIPSKNEKYQANKRITGIIKDQTGEPVIGANVVLKGDNGTGTITDINGRYSLDVPENAVLIISYIGYTSIEIPVKGQSEINVTLKEDSQAIEEVVVVGYGTQKKVNLVGAVAAVNIDEKISSRSISNVSSGLSGLVPGLQVSQTTSMAGNDNASLMIRGMGTVNNTSPLVVVDGMPDVDINRINMADVESISVLKDAASASIYGSRAANGVILITTRTGKKGKTSINFTGSYAIEKPSRSYDFMDDYPRALTLQQFRAASGTKRESYNFKDGTIDQWMALGMIDPLRYPNTDWFDTFMRTGTLQNYTLSATGGNDKSNFYISIGMMDKEGIQMKNDFKRYNTRFNYDYNMFNNVKVGARFDGNWSEFTYSGYADGITNNDTSDSGGGDMQYAVAGVTPYDPVTGRYGGVMAYGEDIQAYNPYAFFDSRNPKQTRQQLNGSIYLDWNVFKGFTAHVDYALSFSNYFQKRADTPTGAAYDFQTGKDIGRYYVADNVGVSDNNTTNYKTQLNGRLQYETTIAQNHNIGAMFVYSEEYWHTRSTGASRNDRIHPSTSEINSALTNVQSNSGSSASEGLRSYIGRMNYSAYDKYLLEFSFRVDGSSKFIKGHQYGFFPTVAVGWRFTEEEFLKKYLSSWLSSGKLRASWGKLGDNSGVGRFEQLETLTAMNYMSSDVVKGFVNKKMINKDLSWEVSTDINVGLDLGFLNNRLRTEIDFYNRLRTGMNRPSQMSIHLTGAYSAPRANIGDLLNRGLELNLTWKDKIGNVEYSVNLNGAYNRTVLKEWNEFLSRGWVYLDMPYHFLYVYENNGIAQTWQDIYNNTPQGLSPGDVIRKDLNGDGIIDGKDKKAYPNIQRDRPTTTYGITLQAAWKGFDISMLFNGGLGRKDFWLTDFNNTAFADRRYASTWDHWTEPWSLENRGGEWPRLGTSTDRSDNSYWLYNMNYLRMKNIMLGYNLPKKLLSKISMTNLRIYASAENLFTVTQYPGLDPEKKNSARDLYPINRSFSIGLNVSF; from the coding sequence ATGACTAAAAATAATGATGGTCGATTGGATCACAGTGATCCAATACCAGATTTTATAAAATCTGGTATATATCGAGTATTTAATTTTATTTTTTTATTTCTGTTCTTCTGCACAGGAGCAGTATTTGCGTCAGGCTCTTATGCCTCAAATACGATACTGTCTATTAATGCAGAGAAGAAGAGTATAGCAGAGGTGTTAAACGTTATAGAAAATAAATCAGAGTATCATTTTTTCTATAATAGCAAGTTGGTTAATGTCGATCGTAAAGTAACGCTTGCCGTAGATAACAAGGATATCTTTACAGTATTAGATATCTTGTTTAAAAATAGTAATATAGCTTATAAGGTCGTAGATAAAGACATTATCCTGACTGAATCAGCTATCCCTTCAAAAAATGAAAAATACCAGGCGAATAAACGAATTACCGGTATTATAAAGGATCAAACAGGTGAACCTGTCATAGGAGCTAATGTCGTACTTAAGGGAGATAATGGGACGGGTACGATCACTGACATAAATGGGCGGTACAGCCTGGATGTACCAGAAAATGCGGTTTTGATTATTTCTTATATTGGATATACTTCCATAGAGATTCCGGTCAAGGGACAATCAGAAATTAATGTGACATTGAAAGAAGATTCTCAGGCCATTGAAGAAGTTGTCGTTGTTGGTTATGGCACTCAAAAAAAGGTTAATTTGGTTGGAGCTGTAGCCGCAGTCAATATTGATGAAAAAATATCAAGCCGTTCAATATCCAATGTGTCTTCCGGACTTTCCGGTTTGGTACCTGGTTTACAGGTTTCCCAAACGACCAGTATGGCGGGTAATGATAATGCCTCTTTGATGATTCGTGGTATGGGTACGGTAAACAATACCAGTCCGTTAGTAGTTGTTGACGGTATGCCGGATGTCGATATCAATCGTATCAATATGGCTGATGTTGAGAGTATTTCCGTATTGAAAGATGCGGCATCTGCTTCTATTTATGGATCCCGTGCTGCCAATGGGGTTATTCTGATAACAACTCGTACTGGTAAAAAGGGAAAGACGAGTATCAATTTTACGGGCTCTTATGCGATAGAAAAACCATCACGTTCTTATGACTTTATGGATGATTACCCACGTGCATTGACATTGCAACAGTTTAGGGCAGCATCAGGTACAAAGCGGGAAAGCTATAATTTCAAAGATGGGACGATCGATCAATGGATGGCGTTAGGAATGATCGATCCGCTACGCTATCCGAATACTGATTGGTTTGATACCTTCATGCGTACCGGTACCCTTCAAAACTATACGCTTTCAGCAACCGGTGGAAACGACAAGTCTAATTTTTACATATCTATCGGTATGATGGATAAAGAGGGCATTCAGATGAAAAACGATTTTAAGCGTTATAATACTCGTTTCAATTATGACTATAATATGTTCAATAATGTGAAAGTGGGTGCTCGTTTTGATGGTAATTGGTCTGAATTTACTTATAGTGGTTATGCCGATGGTATTACAAACAACGATACCAGCGATTCCGGAGGTGGTGATATGCAATATGCGGTTGCGGGTGTAACTCCTTATGATCCCGTGACTGGTCGTTATGGAGGTGTTATGGCTTATGGCGAAGATATTCAGGCTTATAACCCGTATGCTTTTTTTGACAGTCGCAATCCGAAGCAGACTCGTCAGCAATTGAACGGAAGTATTTATTTGGACTGGAATGTCTTTAAAGGCTTTACTGCCCATGTCGATTATGCTCTGAGCTTTAGTAACTATTTTCAGAAAAGAGCTGATACTCCAACCGGAGCTGCTTATGATTTTCAGACGGGAAAGGATATTGGACGTTACTATGTTGCCGACAACGTGGGTGTCAGCGACAATAATACTACCAATTACAAAACTCAGTTGAACGGCCGTTTGCAATATGAGACGACTATTGCGCAAAATCATAATATTGGTGCAATGTTTGTTTATAGCGAAGAGTATTGGCATACTCGTTCGACAGGGGCTTCCCGTAACGATCGTATTCATCCGTCAACCAGTGAAATCAATTCTGCGCTGACAAATGTTCAAAGTAATTCAGGAAGTTCTGCTTCAGAAGGTTTGAGATCCTATATCGGTCGTATGAATTATAGTGCATATGATAAATATTTGTTAGAATTCAGCTTCCGTGTGGATGGTTCTTCAAAGTTTATTAAAGGGCACCAGTATGGTTTCTTCCCGACTGTTGCAGTCGGTTGGCGCTTCACTGAAGAAGAGTTCCTGAAAAAATATCTTTCCTCCTGGTTATCGAGTGGTAAACTTCGTGCTTCTTGGGGAAAATTGGGTGACAATTCAGGAGTAGGACGTTTCGAACAGTTGGAAACTCTGACAGCGATGAATTATATGTCGAGTGATGTTGTTAAAGGGTTTGTGAACAAGAAAATGATCAACAAAGATCTTTCTTGGGAAGTTTCTACTGATATTAATGTGGGCTTGGATTTAGGCTTCTTGAATAATCGTTTACGTACGGAAATTGATTTTTATAACCGTTTGCGTACAGGCATGAATCGTCCGTCTCAAATGTCAATCCATCTGACTGGGGCATATAGTGCTCCTCGTGCTAATATCGGTGATCTGCTGAATAGAGGTTTGGAATTGAACTTGACGTGGAAAGACAAAATTGGTAATGTGGAATATTCTGTCAACTTGAACGGGGCTTATAACCGTACAGTATTAAAAGAGTGGAATGAGTTCCTCAGTCGCGGTTGGGTCTATTTGGATATGCCTTACCACTTCTTATATGTTTATGAAAACAATGGTATAGCCCAAACATGGCAGGATATTTATAACAATACGCCTCAGGGATTATCTCCGGGCGATGTGATCCGTAAAGACTTGAACGGAGATGGTATAATTGATGGGAAGGATAAAAAAGCTTATCCGAATATCCAGCGGGATCGTCCGACAACCACTTACGGCATTACCCTGCAGGCTGCTTGGAAAGGATTTGATATATCCATGTTGTTTAATGGAGGTTTAGGGCGTAAGGATTTCTGGCTTACAGATTTCAATAATACGGCATTTGCCGACAGGCGGTATGCTTCCACTTGGGATCACTGGACCGAACCCTGGTCTTTGGAGAATAGAGGTGGGGAATGGCCAAGGTTAGGAACAAGCACGGACAGAAGCGATAATAGTTATTGGCTCTATAACATGAATTATCTTAGAATGAAAAATATCATGTTAGGATATAATTTGCCGAAAAAACTTTTGTCCAAAATCTCGATGACGAATTTGAGGATTTATGCTTCTGCCGAAAATTTGTTTACCGTGACGCAATATCCGGGGCTGGATCCTGAAAAGAAGAATAGTGCTCGTGACTTGTATCCGATCAATCGGTCTTTCTCAATCGGTCTTAATGTTAGTTTTTAA